In the genome of Cupriavidus malaysiensis, one region contains:
- a CDS encoding ABC transporter permease — MDRSANTAPQAATHAANHATMPAAARHAPAAFDRAVAAFAPLHRLCREKPLGAAGALICAVFLFCGVFADWLAPYGVNQINMMQRLQPPSWAHPFGTDNLGRDMLSRCLYGARLSVVIGLSAATLATAVSVLLGILSGYLGGRFDLVVQRMVDAWMSFPDLVILIVVVSVLGPGSWQIILTMGLLLGIGGSRIIRSAVVSVRENMYVHAAQSMGASTPRILWRHVLPNVMPPVIVLFTTRVGTAILAESGLSFLGLGVPPPAPTWGGMLSGNGRTFMFEGPWLALAPGICLTVVVYAINVFGDALRDLIDPRMRGSR, encoded by the coding sequence ATGGACCGTTCCGCCAATACCGCTCCGCAGGCCGCCACCCATGCAGCCAACCACGCCACCATGCCGGCGGCCGCGCGCCACGCGCCCGCCGCCTTCGACCGAGCCGTGGCGGCCTTCGCGCCGCTGCACCGGCTCTGCCGCGAGAAGCCGCTGGGCGCCGCCGGCGCGCTGATCTGCGCCGTGTTCCTGTTCTGCGGCGTCTTCGCCGACTGGCTGGCGCCCTACGGCGTCAACCAGATCAACATGATGCAGCGCCTGCAGCCACCCTCCTGGGCCCATCCCTTCGGCACCGACAACCTCGGCCGCGACATGCTGTCGCGCTGCCTGTACGGCGCGCGGCTGTCGGTGGTGATCGGCCTGTCGGCCGCCACGCTGGCCACCGCCGTGTCGGTGCTGCTGGGCATCCTGAGCGGCTACCTGGGCGGCCGCTTCGACCTGGTGGTGCAGCGCATGGTCGATGCGTGGATGAGTTTCCCGGACCTGGTGATCCTGATCGTGGTGGTCTCGGTGCTGGGGCCGGGGAGCTGGCAGATCATCCTGACCATGGGGCTGCTGCTGGGCATCGGCGGCTCGCGCATCATCCGCAGCGCGGTGGTGTCGGTGCGCGAGAACATGTACGTGCACGCGGCGCAGTCGATGGGCGCGTCGACCCCCCGCATCCTGTGGCGCCACGTGCTGCCCAACGTGATGCCGCCGGTCATCGTGCTGTTCACCACGCGCGTCGGTACCGCCATCCTGGCCGAGTCCGGGCTGTCCTTCCTCGGCCTGGGCGTGCCGCCGCCGGCACCGACCTGGGGCGGCATGCTGTCCGGCAACGGCCGCACCTTCATGTTCGAGGGGCCGTGGCTGGCGCTGGCGCCGGGCATCTGCCTGACCGTGGTCGTGTACGCCATCAATGTGTTCGGCGATGCCCTGCGCGACCTGATCGATCCGCGCATGCGCGGTTCGCGCTAG
- a CDS encoding N-acetylmuramoyl-L-alanine amidase family protein: protein MLRCLAGLGSLGALGGLVAAHAGEAGEAGAMPPLRIVIDPGHTPAQGGALGIRGLREVRYNDALAARLCAALEAAGFRARLTRAPDQEIGLDERAALANAWHADLFLAIHHDSAQPQYLERIQAGTLEAYRTRQPIAGYSLFVSGRNARFARSYALAERLGDALGRLGRPPALHHAEPIPGENRELLDRARGIYRFDDLVVLRKTEMPAVLLEAGVIVDAGDEAYVSDEANQRRMVAAIVAAVRAYAADAAALPAAGPARPARACASSAASAASAASAASAAVPASRP from the coding sequence ATGCTGCGCTGCCTGGCGGGCCTGGGCAGCCTTGGGGCCCTGGGCGGACTGGTGGCGGCCCACGCCGGCGAGGCCGGCGAGGCCGGCGCCATGCCGCCGCTGCGCATCGTCATCGATCCCGGCCACACGCCCGCGCAGGGCGGCGCGCTGGGCATCCGCGGACTGCGCGAGGTGCGCTACAACGATGCGCTCGCCGCCAGGCTCTGCGCGGCGCTGGAGGCCGCCGGCTTCCGTGCGCGGCTGACGCGCGCGCCGGACCAGGAAATCGGCCTGGACGAGCGCGCCGCGCTGGCCAACGCCTGGCATGCCGACCTGTTCCTCGCCATCCATCACGATTCCGCCCAGCCGCAGTACCTGGAGAGGATCCAGGCCGGCACGCTGGAAGCCTATCGCACGCGCCAGCCGATCGCCGGCTATTCGCTCTTCGTCTCCGGGCGCAATGCGCGTTTCGCGCGCAGTTACGCCCTTGCCGAGCGCCTGGGCGACGCCTTGGGCCGGCTCGGCCGCCCTCCGGCCCTGCATCATGCCGAGCCGATCCCGGGCGAGAACCGCGAACTGCTGGACCGCGCGCGCGGCATCTATCGCTTCGACGACCTGGTGGTGTTGCGCAAGACGGAGATGCCGGCGGTATTGCTGGAGGCCGGCGTGATCGTCGATGCCGGCGACGAAGCCTATGTCAGCGACGAGGCCAACCAGCGGCGCATGGTGGCCGCCATCGTGGCGGCGGTGCGGGCGTATGCCGCGGATGCTGCCGCGCTGCCAGCGGCCGGACCTGCGCGCCCGGCCCGGGCTTGCGCATCATCGGCGGCCTCAGCGGCCTCGGCGGCCTCGGCGGCGTCCGCCGCCGTGCCGGCTTCCCGACCCTAG
- a CDS encoding ABC transporter ATP-binding protein has product MAQPILQVNNLTTRFRTDRGVVTAVDGVSFAVEPGETLAIVGESGSGKSVTALSVLGLIPAPAGRIEGGEILFEGQDLLRLKPAQMRAIRGNRIAMIFQEPMSSLNPALTVGKQIAEPIHLHQGLPWKQALGIAGELLGKVQIPEPASRLGSYPHQFSGGMRQRAMIAMALACQPRLIIADEPTTALDVTVQAQILDLLKSLAETAGTALILITHDLGVVARYADRVGVMYGGRMVETASASALYGRPAHPYTRGLMASVPRLDGDAGQPLVPIDGQPPDLTALPPGCAFQPRCRSAVADCGAARPMLRAVGEQHFKACIRDDLR; this is encoded by the coding sequence ATGGCGCAGCCCATCCTGCAGGTGAACAATCTGACCACGCGCTTCCGCACCGACCGTGGCGTGGTGACGGCGGTGGACGGCGTGTCGTTCGCGGTCGAGCCCGGCGAGACGCTGGCCATCGTCGGCGAGTCGGGCTCGGGCAAGAGCGTCACCGCGCTTTCCGTGCTCGGGCTGATCCCGGCGCCGGCCGGCCGCATCGAGGGGGGCGAGATCCTGTTCGAGGGACAGGACCTGCTGCGCCTCAAGCCGGCACAGATGCGGGCCATCCGCGGCAACCGCATCGCCATGATCTTCCAGGAGCCGATGTCCTCGCTGAATCCGGCGCTGACGGTGGGCAAGCAGATCGCCGAGCCGATCCACCTGCACCAGGGGCTGCCGTGGAAGCAGGCGCTGGGCATCGCCGGAGAACTGCTGGGCAAGGTGCAGATCCCCGAGCCGGCCAGCCGCCTCGGCTCCTATCCGCACCAGTTCTCGGGCGGCATGCGCCAGCGCGCCATGATCGCGATGGCGCTGGCCTGCCAGCCGCGCTTGATCATCGCCGACGAGCCGACCACGGCGCTGGACGTGACCGTGCAGGCGCAGATCCTCGACCTGCTCAAGTCGCTGGCCGAGACCGCCGGCACGGCGCTGATCCTGATCACGCACGATCTCGGCGTGGTGGCGCGCTATGCCGACCGGGTGGGCGTGATGTACGGCGGGCGCATGGTCGAGACGGCGAGCGCGTCGGCGCTCTATGGCCGGCCCGCCCATCCGTACACGCGCGGGCTGATGGCCTCGGTGCCGCGGCTGGACGGCGATGCCGGCCAGCCGCTGGTACCGATCGACGGCCAGCCGCCGGACCTGACCGCGCTGCCGCCGGGTTGCGCGTTCCAGCCGCGCTGCCGCAGCGCGGTGGCAGACTGCGGGGCGGCGCGGCCGATGCTGCGCGCCGTCGGCGAGCAACATTTCAAGGCATGCATCCGCGATGACCTACGTTGA
- a CDS encoding lysozyme inhibitor LprI family protein, with translation MKAILPALTLALLGLASAAAHAEGECDKYRTSYDKTYCFAKLFVESDKELNAVYGELRGVIKEGPKQKLKDTQLDWIKYRDASCESSGSINVDCNYRVNRARTEYLRDRLRECKAGTCRDDMIAGKSWN, from the coding sequence ATGAAAGCCATCCTCCCCGCCCTGACCCTGGCATTGCTCGGACTGGCCTCCGCCGCGGCGCATGCCGAAGGGGAGTGCGACAAGTACCGCACCAGCTACGACAAGACCTATTGCTTCGCCAAGCTGTTCGTGGAGTCCGACAAGGAGCTGAACGCGGTCTACGGCGAACTGCGCGGCGTCATCAAGGAGGGGCCGAAGCAGAAGCTGAAGGACACGCAGCTCGATTGGATCAAGTACCGCGATGCCTCCTGCGAGTCGTCCGGCTCGATCAACGTGGATTGCAACTACCGCGTCAACCGCGCGCGCACCGAGTACCTGCGCGACCGCCTGCGCGAATGCAAGGCCGGTACCTGCCGCGACGACATGATCGCCGGCAAGTCGTGGAACTGA
- a CDS encoding acyl-CoA dehydrogenase family protein codes for MAIVLNETQEMLRDSALAFLKERAPIAALRKLRDARDATGFSRELWAGFAELGFAGVLVPEQYGGSGLGAVEAGVIMEAIGRTLAPSPFFSTALVGAALLARLGSAAQKERLLPAIAQGRHLTALAIDEHGSHRPERQSLRASAGEGGYVLDGCKVFVVDGHVADTLIVVARTAGADDDAQGITLFLVPRDAAGVEVERTVMADATNAARIRFAGVRVPAEAVLGSVDQGAAPLGEVLDLARAALASELLGVGDEAFARTLQYLKERPQFGKLIGEFQALQHRAAQLFTDLEITRALVLRTQQRLDEDAEPPRALVAAAKARAGTTATLAVQEGVQMHGGIGMTDAFEIGFFMKRARTLQVLLGDANYHADRWAALRGY; via the coding sequence ATGGCAATCGTCTTGAATGAAACGCAGGAGATGCTGCGCGACAGCGCGCTGGCCTTCCTGAAGGAGCGCGCGCCGATCGCCGCGCTGCGCAAGCTGCGCGACGCGCGCGACGCCACGGGCTTCTCGCGCGAGCTGTGGGCGGGCTTCGCCGAGCTCGGCTTCGCCGGCGTGCTGGTCCCCGAGCAGTACGGCGGCAGCGGCCTCGGCGCGGTCGAGGCCGGCGTCATCATGGAAGCGATCGGGCGCACGCTGGCGCCATCGCCTTTCTTTTCCACCGCGCTGGTCGGCGCCGCCTTGCTGGCTCGCCTCGGCAGCGCGGCACAGAAAGAGCGGCTGCTGCCGGCGATCGCGCAGGGGCGGCACCTGACCGCGCTCGCCATCGACGAGCACGGCAGCCACCGGCCGGAGCGCCAGTCGCTGCGCGCCAGCGCCGGCGAAGGCGGCTATGTGCTCGACGGCTGCAAGGTCTTCGTGGTCGACGGGCATGTGGCCGACACCCTGATCGTGGTGGCGCGCACGGCCGGCGCGGATGACGACGCGCAGGGCATCACGCTGTTCCTGGTGCCGCGCGATGCCGCCGGCGTGGAGGTCGAGCGCACCGTGATGGCCGACGCCACCAATGCGGCGCGCATCCGCTTCGCCGGGGTGCGGGTGCCGGCGGAGGCCGTGCTGGGCAGCGTGGACCAGGGCGCGGCGCCGCTCGGCGAGGTGCTCGACCTGGCGCGCGCGGCGCTGGCCTCGGAACTGCTCGGTGTCGGCGACGAGGCCTTCGCGCGGACCTTGCAGTACCTGAAGGAGCGCCCCCAGTTCGGCAAGCTGATCGGCGAGTTCCAGGCGCTGCAGCACCGCGCCGCGCAGCTGTTCACCGACCTGGAGATCACGCGCGCGCTGGTGCTGCGTACCCAGCAGCGCCTGGACGAGGATGCCGAGCCGCCGCGCGCGCTGGTGGCCGCGGCCAAGGCGCGCGCCGGCACCACGGCCACGCTGGCGGTGCAGGAGGGCGTGCAGATGCATGGCGGCATCGGCATGACCGACGCCTTCGAGATCGGCTTCTTCATGAAACGCGCACGCACGCTGCAGGTGCTGCTGGGCGACGCCAACTACCATGCCGATCGCTGGGCGGCGTTGCGCGGCTACTGA
- a CDS encoding ABC transporter permease codes for MGAYALRRLLALVPTLLFASVIVFAIVRMVPGDVVDLMLSQNDISADSKSRDDLVRALGLDQPMWRQYLHWIGNIVLHGDLGDSLWQGEPVARMVLARMPATFSLGLMALVVALSVALPIGVLSAIRQDTAADYAARSFSLLMLAVPSFWMGTMVMVFPSVWWGWSPEVRYVPFSEDPLRHVLNMLVPAVILGMALSAITMRMTRTMMLEVLRQDYIRTAWAKGLDERLVILRHALRNALIPVVTLVGLQAPLLIGGAVVIEQIFALPGMGLLLLEAVNQRDYPVITGVFLVVGAAVMLINLLVDLSYGLFDPKVRHR; via the coding sequence ATGGGTGCCTACGCGCTGCGCCGCCTGCTGGCGCTGGTTCCGACGCTGCTGTTCGCCAGCGTCATCGTGTTCGCCATCGTGCGCATGGTGCCGGGCGATGTGGTCGACCTGATGCTGAGCCAGAACGACATCAGCGCCGACAGCAAGAGCCGCGACGACCTGGTCCGCGCGCTGGGCCTGGACCAGCCGATGTGGCGGCAGTACCTGCACTGGATCGGCAATATCGTGCTGCACGGGGACCTCGGCGACTCGCTGTGGCAAGGCGAGCCGGTAGCGCGCATGGTGCTGGCGCGCATGCCGGCCACCTTCTCGCTGGGACTGATGGCGCTGGTGGTCGCGCTCAGCGTGGCGCTGCCGATCGGCGTGCTGTCGGCGATCCGGCAGGACACCGCGGCCGACTATGCGGCGCGTTCCTTCTCGCTGCTGATGCTGGCCGTGCCCAGCTTCTGGATGGGCACCATGGTGATGGTGTTCCCGTCAGTGTGGTGGGGCTGGTCGCCGGAGGTCCGCTACGTGCCGTTCTCGGAGGATCCGCTGCGCCACGTGCTGAACATGCTGGTGCCGGCCGTCATCCTGGGCATGGCGCTGTCGGCCATCACCATGCGCATGACGCGCACCATGATGCTGGAGGTGCTGCGCCAGGACTATATCCGCACCGCCTGGGCCAAGGGCCTGGACGAGCGCCTGGTGATCCTGCGCCACGCGCTGCGCAATGCCTTGATTCCCGTGGTGACGCTGGTCGGCCTGCAGGCGCCGCTGCTGATCGGCGGCGCGGTGGTGATCGAGCAGATCTTCGCGCTGCCGGGCATGGGCCTGCTGCTGCTGGAGGCGGTCAACCAGCGCGACTATCCCGTCATCACCGGCGTGTTCCTGGTGGTCGGCGCGGCCGTGATGCTCATCAACCTGCTCGTGGACCTGAGCTACGGGCTGTTCGATCCGAAAGTGAGGCACCGCTGA
- a CDS encoding acyl-CoA dehydrogenase family protein → MEDLDSFRQATRAWLEANCPPEMRQPMRSEEDICWGGRRFRFQSEAQRQWLARMAERGWTVPEWPQAYGGGGLSRAQAKVLRQQMAELGCRVPLQSFGISMLGPALLKYGTEAQKREHLPRIARGEIRWCQGYSEPNAGSDLAALQTRAEERDDHFVVNGQKVWTSYADKADWIFCLVRTDAAAQKHTGISFLLFDMETPGVSTRPIVLISGKSPFCETFFDDVKVPRANLLGEANGGWEIAKYLLTHEREMISAIGGRGARKPLGQLAAETLGVDARGALDAPVLRAQLAAFEIDEAAFACAGERAVDLARQGEGIAAFSSVLKYYGAELNKRRHELLMAVGGSDALEWESERSQEGAAARAWLRSKANSIEGGTSEVQLNIVAKRLLGLPGA, encoded by the coding sequence GTGGAAGACCTCGATTCCTTTCGCCAGGCGACGCGCGCCTGGCTGGAAGCCAATTGCCCGCCCGAGATGCGGCAACCGATGCGCAGCGAAGAGGACATCTGCTGGGGCGGGCGCCGCTTCCGCTTCCAGTCCGAGGCACAGCGCCAGTGGCTGGCGCGCATGGCCGAGCGCGGCTGGACCGTGCCGGAGTGGCCGCAGGCCTACGGCGGCGGCGGCCTGTCGCGCGCCCAGGCCAAGGTGCTGCGCCAGCAGATGGCCGAGCTGGGCTGCCGCGTGCCGCTGCAGAGCTTCGGCATCTCGATGCTGGGCCCGGCGCTGCTCAAGTACGGCACCGAGGCGCAGAAGCGCGAGCACCTGCCGCGCATCGCGCGCGGCGAGATCCGCTGGTGCCAGGGCTACTCGGAGCCCAATGCCGGTTCCGACCTGGCCGCGCTGCAGACGCGCGCCGAGGAGCGCGACGACCACTTCGTGGTCAACGGCCAGAAGGTCTGGACCTCGTACGCCGACAAGGCCGACTGGATCTTCTGCCTGGTGCGTACCGATGCCGCCGCGCAGAAGCACACCGGCATCAGCTTCCTGCTGTTCGACATGGAAACGCCCGGGGTCTCGACCCGCCCGATCGTGCTGATCTCGGGCAAGTCGCCGTTCTGCGAGACCTTCTTCGACGACGTCAAGGTGCCGCGCGCCAATCTGCTCGGCGAAGCCAATGGCGGTTGGGAGATCGCCAAGTACCTGCTGACCCACGAGCGCGAGATGATCAGCGCGATCGGCGGGCGTGGCGCGCGCAAGCCGCTCGGTCAGCTGGCCGCCGAGACGCTCGGCGTGGACGCGCGCGGCGCGCTCGATGCGCCGGTGCTGCGCGCCCAGCTCGCTGCCTTCGAGATCGACGAGGCGGCCTTCGCCTGCGCCGGCGAGCGGGCGGTGGACCTGGCCCGCCAGGGCGAGGGTATCGCCGCCTTCTCGTCGGTGCTCAAGTACTACGGCGCGGAGCTCAACAAGCGCCGCCACGAGCTGCTGATGGCCGTCGGCGGCAGCGACGCGCTGGAATGGGAAAGCGAGCGCAGCCAGGAGGGCGCCGCCGCGCGGGCCTGGCTGCGCAGCAAGGCCAACTCCATCGAGGGCGGCACCAGCGAGGTCCAGCTCAATATCGTCGCCAAGCGGCTGCTCGGCCTGCCCGGCGCCTGA
- a CDS encoding alpha/beta fold hydrolase — MKAEATSTACSAGNAGGAEHATAPARPADRPTYPGARAPDRRRSVDAGGIGLAVYEWGAPDATPILLVHGALDFARTFDGFAPLLADAGYRVVSYDHRGHGDSEHADLYSWLADERDMLAVADSITPEPCIAIGHSKGGSLLVHAIQALPHRFSRFVAIDGLPFRRPQTDSSTREKKTMNAEFIVRWLDARRTCGERERKPGTLDDLARRRARMNPRLSHDWLCYIASHGARQDADGWRWKLDPAIGMSGFGPMRARWVLERLPGFPVPMLAIFGTEKEPMGWDAGADDLAPYFPPSAQVHVLPDTGHFIHVERPRETAERILPFLQP; from the coding sequence GTGAAGGCCGAAGCCACCAGCACGGCTTGCAGCGCCGGGAACGCCGGCGGCGCGGAGCACGCGACCGCGCCGGCGCGCCCGGCCGACCGCCCCACCTATCCCGGCGCACGGGCGCCGGACCGCCGCCGCAGCGTGGATGCCGGTGGCATCGGCCTCGCCGTCTACGAATGGGGCGCGCCCGACGCCACGCCCATCCTGCTGGTCCATGGCGCCCTCGACTTCGCCCGCACCTTCGACGGCTTCGCGCCGCTGCTGGCCGATGCCGGCTACCGCGTGGTCTCCTACGACCACCGCGGCCACGGCGATTCCGAGCATGCCGACCTGTACAGCTGGCTGGCCGACGAGCGCGACATGCTGGCGGTGGCCGATTCGATCACGCCCGAGCCCTGCATCGCCATCGGCCACAGCAAGGGCGGCTCGCTGCTGGTGCATGCCATCCAGGCCCTGCCGCACCGCTTCAGCCGTTTCGTCGCCATCGACGGCCTGCCCTTCCGCCGCCCCCAGACGGACAGCAGCACGCGCGAGAAGAAGACCATGAACGCCGAGTTCATCGTGCGCTGGCTGGATGCGCGCCGCACCTGCGGCGAGCGCGAGCGCAAGCCCGGCACGCTGGACGACCTGGCACGGCGGCGCGCGCGCATGAACCCGCGCCTGTCGCACGACTGGCTGTGCTACATCGCCTCGCACGGCGCGCGCCAGGATGCCGACGGCTGGCGCTGGAAGCTGGACCCCGCCATCGGCATGTCGGGCTTCGGCCCGATGCGCGCACGCTGGGTGCTGGAGCGCCTGCCCGGCTTCCCGGTGCCGATGCTCGCCATCTTCGGCACGGAAAAGGAGCCGATGGGCTGGGACGCCGGCGCGGACGACCTCGCGCCCTATTTCCCGCCATCGGCGCAGGTCCACGTGCTGCCCGACACCGGCCACTTCATCCACGTCGAGCGGCCGCGCGAAACCGCCGAGCGGATCCTGCCGTTCCTGCAACCGTGA
- a CDS encoding ABC transporter substrate-binding protein, translating into MNWITSARIASVALAGLALAGAAGPACAQAEAPKYGGSVEVGSMYPTVSALSWDLADWNWKQNYDTGQVYEQLFVADLSKARRNGGKYPFVADAWLPEDAIRGELAESWKWLDPLTLEVKLRKGVRFPAKPGVMPERELVAEDVVFSYERQNGSAKRIPTYFDHVAKVEALDKHTVLFRFKEFNAEWDYRFGWGYYSGIMPKEVATAGAGNWKNVNGSGPFVLSSFVQGNAGTYTKNTLYWDSERIGGKDYKLPFVDKLVIRTVKDEATRNTMLRTGKLDIAENVRWTAVEELKKSAPALKWSRWLSTNGQYLAMRVDAKPFNDLRVRRALNMAVNKQEIVKQFYGGNAELFAYPQHPDYVGYFEPLSAMPEPVKELFTYNPDKARKLLAEAGYPKGFSFKVQVCACDPNHMELLPLIGAYLEQVGVRIEIQPMEYGAFLSAMTTRTNAPGYLMSNGHTNPTTTIRKSFVVGQVWNASQWGNPKFEQRVNDAFRLRDVGRRQEALRALTREVLEDAPYIWLPTPYQYTAWWPWVKNYEGELRAGAVRPGPIYARLWIDQEMKKKMGF; encoded by the coding sequence TTGAACTGGATCACATCAGCGAGGATCGCATCGGTGGCGCTGGCGGGGCTGGCGCTGGCAGGGGCGGCGGGCCCGGCCTGCGCGCAGGCCGAGGCGCCGAAGTACGGCGGCAGCGTGGAGGTGGGGTCGATGTACCCGACCGTGTCCGCGCTCTCCTGGGACCTGGCGGACTGGAACTGGAAGCAGAACTACGATACCGGCCAGGTCTACGAGCAGCTGTTCGTCGCCGACCTGTCCAAGGCCCGGCGCAACGGCGGCAAGTACCCCTTCGTGGCCGACGCCTGGCTGCCCGAGGACGCCATCCGCGGCGAACTGGCCGAGAGCTGGAAATGGCTGGATCCGCTCACGCTGGAAGTCAAGCTGCGCAAGGGCGTGCGCTTCCCGGCCAAGCCCGGGGTGATGCCGGAGCGTGAGCTGGTGGCCGAGGATGTGGTGTTCAGCTACGAGCGCCAGAACGGCAGCGCCAAGCGCATCCCCACCTACTTCGACCACGTGGCCAAGGTCGAGGCGCTCGACAAGCACACGGTGCTGTTCCGCTTCAAGGAGTTCAATGCCGAGTGGGACTACCGCTTCGGCTGGGGCTACTACTCCGGCATCATGCCCAAGGAGGTGGCGACCGCCGGCGCCGGCAACTGGAAGAACGTCAACGGCAGCGGCCCCTTCGTGCTGAGCAGCTTTGTGCAGGGCAATGCCGGCACCTACACGAAGAACACGCTGTACTGGGACAGCGAGCGCATCGGCGGCAAGGACTACAAGCTGCCCTTTGTCGACAAGCTGGTGATCCGCACGGTGAAGGACGAGGCCACGCGCAACACCATGCTGCGCACCGGCAAGCTGGACATCGCCGAGAACGTGCGCTGGACCGCGGTGGAGGAACTGAAGAAGAGCGCGCCGGCGCTGAAGTGGTCGCGCTGGCTGTCGACCAACGGCCAGTACCTGGCGATGCGCGTCGACGCCAAGCCCTTCAATGACCTGCGCGTGCGCCGCGCGCTCAATATGGCGGTCAACAAGCAGGAGATCGTCAAGCAGTTCTACGGCGGCAACGCGGAGCTGTTCGCCTACCCGCAGCACCCGGACTACGTCGGCTACTTCGAGCCGCTCAGCGCCATGCCGGAGCCTGTCAAGGAGCTGTTCACCTACAACCCCGACAAGGCGCGCAAGCTGCTGGCCGAGGCCGGCTACCCGAAGGGCTTCTCGTTCAAGGTGCAGGTCTGCGCCTGCGATCCGAACCACATGGAGCTGCTGCCGCTGATTGGCGCCTACCTGGAGCAGGTGGGCGTGCGCATCGAGATCCAGCCCATGGAGTACGGTGCCTTCCTGTCGGCGATGACCACGCGCACCAATGCCCCGGGCTACCTGATGAGCAACGGCCACACCAATCCGACCACCACGATCCGCAAGAGCTTCGTGGTCGGCCAGGTGTGGAACGCCTCGCAGTGGGGCAACCCGAAGTTCGAGCAGCGTGTCAACGATGCCTTCCGCCTGCGCGACGTCGGACGCCGCCAGGAAGCGCTGCGCGCGCTGACGCGCGAGGTGCTGGAGGACGCGCCGTACATCTGGCTGCCGACGCCGTACCAGTACACCGCCTGGTGGCCCTGGGTGAAGAACTACGAGGGCGAGCTGCGCGCCGGCGCGGTGCGGCCCGGACCGATCTATGCGCGGCTGTGGATCGACCAGGAGATGAAGAAGAAGATGGGGTTCTGA
- a CDS encoding TetR/AcrR family transcriptional regulator, with protein sequence MLKDQTEIRPTRRYVEKQEAVLAAASRLFNHKGVRGTTLSDVAQEVGLSTNSITYYYRKKEDLVVACLLRAIGEMVEMAGLAAREATPPERVRAFVARYFERLARTASGERPEMMSFREIRALPDSHAATAFDAYNDMFRGIRRLLRDGEAAPRGAAERAALGAAAHLLLSLTTGAAAWADRYEPQDYPRAADTMVDLLLNGFAAPGTRWHAPGALALPALDMPDGTQEAFLRAATELLNEQGYRGASADRISARLNLTKGAFYHHHENKDDLISACFERMFTVIRTTQSRVEAGPGSGWDKLCAVSRALVDYQFSSRGPLLRLSIYGALPEDMRQSRMQTMARLSARFARFLVQGMQDGSIRPLDQSVGASLVNGMINAAVELRRWVEDASADNAPELFIRPLLLGLFAHD encoded by the coding sequence ATGCTCAAGGACCAGACGGAAATCCGGCCGACGCGCCGCTACGTCGAGAAGCAGGAAGCGGTGCTGGCCGCCGCATCCCGGCTCTTCAACCACAAGGGCGTGCGCGGCACCACGCTGTCCGACGTGGCACAGGAAGTGGGGCTCAGCACCAACAGCATCACCTACTACTACCGCAAGAAGGAAGACCTGGTCGTCGCCTGCCTGCTGCGCGCGATCGGCGAGATGGTGGAGATGGCCGGGCTCGCCGCGCGCGAAGCCACGCCACCCGAGCGGGTGCGCGCCTTCGTCGCCCGCTACTTCGAGCGCCTGGCCCGCACGGCCAGCGGCGAGCGCCCCGAGATGATGAGTTTCCGCGAGATCCGCGCGCTGCCCGACAGCCATGCGGCGACCGCGTTCGATGCCTACAACGACATGTTCCGCGGCATCCGCCGCCTGCTGCGCGACGGCGAGGCGGCCCCGCGCGGTGCCGCGGAGCGTGCCGCCCTCGGCGCCGCCGCCCACTTGCTGCTGTCGCTGACCACCGGCGCCGCGGCCTGGGCGGACCGCTATGAGCCGCAGGACTACCCCAGGGCGGCCGACACCATGGTCGACCTGCTGCTCAACGGCTTCGCCGCCCCCGGCACGCGCTGGCATGCGCCCGGCGCGCTGGCGCTGCCCGCGCTCGACATGCCGGACGGGACCCAGGAAGCCTTCCTGCGCGCCGCCACCGAGCTGCTCAATGAACAGGGCTACCGCGGCGCCTCGGCCGACCGCATCTCGGCGCGGCTGAACCTGACCAAGGGCGCCTTCTACCACCACCACGAGAACAAGGACGACCTGATCTCCGCCTGCTTCGAGCGCATGTTCACGGTGATCCGCACCACGCAGTCGCGCGTGGAGGCCGGCCCGGGCAGCGGCTGGGACAAGCTGTGCGCGGTCTCGCGCGCGCTGGTGGACTACCAGTTCTCCAGCCGGGGGCCGCTGCTGCGCCTGTCCATCTACGGCGCGCTGCCGGAGGACATGCGCCAGTCCCGCATGCAGACCATGGCGCGGCTGTCGGCGCGCTTCGCGCGCTTCCTGGTGCAGGGCATGCAGGACGGCTCGATCCGCCCGCTCGACCAGTCCGTCGGCGCCTCACTGGTCAACGGCATGATCAATGCCGCGGTGGAACTGCGGCGCTGGGTCGAGGATGCCTCGGCCGACAACGCGCCCGAGCTGTTCATCCGTCCCTTGCTGCTCGGCCTGTTCGCGCACGACTGA